Proteins co-encoded in one Sulfurimonas sp. HSL1-2 genomic window:
- a CDS encoding globin, producing the protein MNVFTEEGTPIHGFNQCGTRPFEGAGAAPRTVEAKIDFIYPEVTFPSDALYRVWGEPNIRALVRYHHGLLRKTVLGEMFPADDSAFAAATEKAADFFVEALGGAKAFSDAHGHPALRMRHLHLIVDEKARDIWLMMYRKAMAECAMPAEHAREFWAWIEALSIRMINRRTTVTPITRHPYEPLAGRKAAE; encoded by the coding sequence ATGAACGTCTTTACCGAAGAGGGGACGCCGATCCACGGCTTTAACCAGTGCGGCACCCGCCCGTTTGAAGGGGCCGGTGCCGCCCCGCGCACCGTCGAGGCGAAAATCGATTTTATCTATCCCGAAGTCACCTTTCCCTCCGATGCGCTCTACCGCGTTTGGGGCGAACCGAACATCCGCGCCCTCGTGCGGTACCACCACGGACTGCTGCGCAAGACGGTACTGGGCGAGATGTTCCCCGCCGACGACAGCGCCTTCGCCGCCGCCACCGAAAAGGCCGCCGACTTCTTCGTCGAGGCGCTGGGCGGTGCGAAAGCCTTCAGCGATGCCCACGGCCACCCCGCACTTCGGATGCGCCACCTGCACCTCATCGTTGACGAGAAAGCCCGTGATATCTGGCTAATGATGTACCGCAAGGCGATGGCGGAGTGCGCCATGCCCGCCGAACACGCCCGGGAGTTCTGGGCGTGGATCGAGGCCCTCTCCATCCGCATGATCAACCGCCGCACCACGGTCACCCCCATCACGCGCCATCCCTATGAACCCCTCGCGGGGCGCAAGGCGGCGGAGTAG
- a CDS encoding cytochrome c — protein MDFIGMFPLFYFPDIGSAWLMGITGTIHILASHTSVGAALLFAFLAHKAYKENRTDLYDYMKKYGMFLLIFSYVIGSITGPGIWYTATAASPRGISALIHNFVWVWATEWVFFIYEVIGVFALVYFIDKIDRKTHLKLTYTFALASVGTLMLIIGIISFMMWPGNDAFYQTGSASDAFFGVNTFPHMFLRIGFMIMMAGVIGLIISSAMKNKEVSNELTRKMGYVSLLGGFLVLFFFMWYIKTLPESADILLGIYLPSILTTRIILIVAFALYFLLAIVKPQYVRRSLAIVMLFVIAVVGLWPGEKLRESLRKPYVAGRYIYSNQIISRDVPGKGIKSEVEIVADRGLLQVNPWIPDRLRTITPENRLETGQLLTKLACSNCHALEPGAKFRPLMERFAGQDKEMIKAFMQGSLATGAIPYMPRIDLPDAEFDAMAAWIATQTN, from the coding sequence ATGGATTTCATTGGCATGTTTCCACTTTTCTATTTTCCCGATATCGGCTCTGCCTGGTTGATGGGAATCACCGGAACCATTCATATTCTGGCTTCGCACACCTCCGTCGGTGCCGCACTGCTTTTTGCCTTCCTGGCGCACAAGGCGTACAAGGAGAACCGCACCGACCTCTATGACTATATGAAGAAGTACGGCATGTTCCTGCTGATCTTTTCCTACGTCATCGGTTCCATCACGGGTCCGGGGATCTGGTATACGGCCACGGCGGCCAGCCCGCGGGGAATCAGCGCACTGATCCACAACTTCGTCTGGGTCTGGGCTACAGAGTGGGTCTTCTTCATCTATGAGGTCATCGGCGTCTTCGCGCTGGTCTACTTCATCGATAAAATCGACCGCAAAACGCACCTGAAGCTGACCTACACCTTCGCACTGGCCTCCGTCGGCACCCTGATGCTCATCATCGGGATCATCAGCTTCATGATGTGGCCGGGCAACGACGCCTTCTACCAGACGGGATCGGCCAGCGACGCCTTCTTCGGTGTCAACACTTTCCCGCACATGTTCCTGCGCATCGGCTTCATGATCATGATGGCCGGTGTCATCGGGCTGATCATCTCCAGCGCAATGAAAAACAAGGAGGTCTCCAATGAGCTGACCCGCAAAATGGGCTACGTCAGCCTCCTCGGCGGCTTCCTGGTGCTCTTCTTCTTCATGTGGTACATCAAGACGCTGCCAGAGAGCGCGGACATCCTGCTGGGGATCTACCTCCCCTCCATCCTGACGACGCGGATCATCCTTATCGTGGCCTTCGCGCTCTATTTCCTCCTCGCGATTGTCAAACCGCAGTACGTCCGCCGCTCGCTGGCGATCGTCATGCTCTTTGTCATCGCCGTGGTCGGCCTCTGGCCGGGCGAAAAGCTGCGTGAAAGCCTGCGCAAACCCTACGTCGCCGGGCGCTACATCTACAGCAACCAGATCATCAGCCGGGACGTCCCGGGCAAAGGGATCAAAAGCGAAGTGGAAATTGTCGCCGACAGAGGGTTGCTGCAGGTCAATCCCTGGATCCCCGACCGGCTGCGCACGATCACGCCGGAGAACCGGCTCGAAACGGGCCAGCTGCTGACCAAGCTCGCCTGTTCCAACTGCCACGCACTGGAGCCGGGCGCCAAGTTCCGCCCGCTGATGGAGAGATTCGCCGGCCAGGACAAAGAGATGATCAAGGCCTTCATGCAGGGCTCGCTGGCGACGGGGGCCATCCCCTATATGCCCAGAATCGACCTCCCCGACGCCGAGTTCGACGCCATGGCCGCCTGGATAGCGACCCAAACCAACTAA
- a CDS encoding TOBE domain-containing protein, with amino-acid sequence MQIDGRFWLRKDGRNFLGNGRIELLEKIAQTGSIHAAAKAMKMSYKAAWERVNAMNDIADRPIIEKTTGGRGGGGTVLTAHAYELIATYKRFAELHREFINRFAEAGDDPERLARILSRTFLTTSARNQIACSVGTITPHGLRSELRLQLPGGDTLYSVITSTSVRNMGLEEGCDAYAIIKSSDVAISRAAPEATGDVNILKGRITSLQRSSENAEITLQLEGGSKLIGVTDLDASDALETSMEAYATVAKNHIIIGA; translated from the coding sequence ATGCAGATAGACGGACGCTTCTGGCTGCGCAAGGACGGCAGGAACTTCTTGGGCAACGGGCGCATCGAACTGCTCGAGAAGATCGCCCAGACCGGCTCCATCCATGCCGCGGCGAAGGCAATGAAGATGAGTTACAAGGCGGCCTGGGAGCGGGTCAACGCCATGAACGACATTGCCGACCGCCCCATCATCGAAAAGACCACGGGCGGGCGCGGCGGCGGCGGGACGGTCCTCACCGCCCACGCCTACGAACTCATCGCCACCTACAAGCGCTTCGCGGAGCTGCACCGTGAATTCATCAACCGCTTCGCCGAAGCGGGGGATGACCCCGAACGGCTCGCCCGCATCCTCTCGCGTACGTTCCTCACCACGAGCGCACGCAACCAGATCGCCTGCAGCGTCGGCACCATCACGCCCCACGGCCTGCGTTCCGAACTGCGCCTGCAGCTCCCCGGCGGCGACACCCTCTACTCCGTCATCACCTCGACGTCGGTACGCAACATGGGGCTCGAGGAGGGGTGCGACGCCTACGCCATCATCAAATCCAGCGACGTCGCCATCAGCCGGGCCGCACCGGAAGCCACCGGCGACGTCAATATCCTGAAGGGCAGGATCACCTCCCTGCAGCGCAGCAGCGAAAACGCGGAGATCACCCTCCAGCTCGAAGGGGGGTCCAAACTGATCGGCGTCACGGACCTCGACGCCAGCGACGCCCTGGAAACGTCGATGGAAGCCTACGCCACCGTCGCAAAGAACCACATCATCATCGGGGCCTGA
- a CDS encoding HAMP domain-containing sensor histidine kinase, whose protein sequence is MKASERESFFKSLALYFVTIEILIGFLLYHNYREDVGSLKQQLFLEMKNFNFNFEGEKFSLDFVPKQTEAPLLELREDGQTLYALFPLPANQRYLLKIYYPKADFREQTRALMGRYLLFMLLLSAVVGAMAFGFARYTLRPLRGALELTDRFIKDIIHDLNTPVSAILINTSMLNREDKAVRRIEKSAKLIGMLYRNLQEYQGGLPQQRDTFRLDTLVAERLAFFESLYPSLAFHADLAPTTLTANPDALTRIVDNLLSNASKYNIKEGEVTLALSGGTFSITNTAAVPIRSPRNLFDRFYKESERGIGIGLHIVKKLCDEERIAIAVTQAENRVTFTCTLPPEQTAR, encoded by the coding sequence TTGAAAGCCTCTGAAAGAGAATCCTTCTTCAAGAGCCTGGCGCTCTACTTCGTCACCATCGAGATCCTGATCGGATTCCTGCTCTACCACAATTACCGCGAGGACGTCGGCAGCCTCAAACAGCAGCTATTCCTGGAGATGAAAAACTTCAACTTCAACTTCGAGGGGGAGAAGTTCTCCCTCGATTTCGTCCCCAAACAGACGGAAGCGCCCCTGCTGGAGCTGCGAGAGGATGGCCAAACGCTCTACGCCCTTTTCCCCCTCCCGGCCAATCAGCGCTACCTGCTCAAGATCTACTACCCCAAAGCGGACTTCAGGGAGCAGACCCGGGCGCTGATGGGCCGCTACCTCCTTTTCATGCTGCTGCTCTCCGCCGTCGTCGGCGCCATGGCCTTCGGGTTTGCCCGCTACACTCTCCGCCCGCTGCGCGGCGCCCTGGAGCTGACCGACCGCTTCATCAAGGATATCATCCACGATCTCAACACCCCCGTCAGCGCGATCCTGATCAACACTTCGATGCTGAACCGGGAGGACAAAGCCGTCCGGCGCATCGAGAAGAGCGCCAAGCTGATCGGCATGCTCTACCGCAACCTCCAGGAGTACCAGGGCGGCCTGCCGCAGCAGCGCGACACCTTCCGGCTCGACACCCTCGTGGCGGAACGGCTGGCCTTTTTCGAAAGCCTCTACCCCTCCCTCGCCTTTCACGCCGACCTCGCACCGACGACGCTGACCGCCAACCCCGACGCCCTGACGCGGATCGTCGACAACCTGCTCTCCAACGCCTCCAAATACAACATCAAGGAGGGTGAAGTGACGCTGGCGCTCTCGGGGGGCACCTTCAGCATCACCAATACCGCGGCGGTACCCATCCGTTCGCCCCGCAACCTCTTTGACCGTTTCTACAAGGAGAGCGAACGCGGCATCGGTATAGGCCTGCACATCGTCAAAAAACTCTGCGACGAGGAGCGGATCGCCATCGCCGTCACCCAGGCCGAAAACCGCGTCACCTTCACCTGCACTCTGCCGCCTGAACAAACCGCGCGTTAG
- a CDS encoding response regulator transcription factor has translation MARILLLEDDPVLGESLQDLLQRHGHETVWVTDGEAAADTAFDTPFDLYLFDINVPLLNGFDLLGALRDAEDRTPAIFISALRDIDSMTKGFAAGAEDYLKKPFDIDELLLRIKARTHQLERQLRYGEITFNPADGRVSKNNRSVDLGEIRTAIFRLLITNVGQTIDKTELLELLEQPTDQALRFHISRLKQQLGIDITNVRGVGYRLESL, from the coding sequence ATGGCACGGATTCTGCTGCTCGAAGACGATCCGGTCCTGGGGGAATCCCTGCAGGACCTGCTACAGCGGCACGGCCATGAAACCGTCTGGGTCACTGACGGGGAAGCCGCCGCCGACACGGCTTTTGACACCCCCTTTGACCTCTACCTCTTCGATATCAACGTCCCCCTGCTTAACGGCTTCGACCTGCTGGGCGCCCTGCGCGACGCCGAGGACCGCACCCCGGCCATCTTCATCTCCGCCCTGCGCGACATCGACTCGATGACCAAAGGCTTCGCCGCGGGGGCGGAGGATTACCTCAAAAAGCCCTTCGACATCGACGAGCTCCTGCTGCGCATCAAAGCGCGCACCCACCAGCTGGAGCGCCAGCTCCGCTATGGGGAGATCACCTTCAACCCGGCCGACGGGCGGGTGAGCAAAAACAACCGCAGCGTCGATCTCGGGGAGATCCGTACGGCGATCTTCCGCCTGCTCATCACCAACGTCGGCCAGACCATCGACAAGACCGAACTGCTGGAGCTGCTGGAACAGCCCACCGACCAGGCGCTCCGTTTTCACATCAGCCGGCTCAAACAGCAGCTCGGCATCGACATCACCAACGTCCGCGGCGTGGGGTACCGTCTTGAAAGCCTCTGA
- a CDS encoding cation diffusion facilitator family transporter — MSGHHHTHDISGAKLLVAVVLNVLITVAQVVGGIMAGSLALLSDALHNFSDVMALLISWFAHRISHKAADSSRTFGYKRAEIVAALFNASVLAGIGVYLVYASVMRLIYPEPVLSSWLIWMGLLGIVVNGGSIFLLESDARANMNIRAAYLHLLGDVLTSVAVVIGGVAIALWELYWVDPLISIIIALYLIAASAGLIKESTGVLMQFAPPQVDLQAVADTVCDDPAIAGIHHIHLWRLSDHAIHLEAHLDFTEDLPLSRTTAAVEALENRLHARFGITHTTFQCEYGRDDDKRLIR; from the coding sequence ATGAGCGGCCACCACCACACGCACGACATCAGCGGCGCGAAGCTGCTCGTCGCCGTCGTCCTCAACGTCCTCATCACCGTCGCCCAGGTGGTCGGGGGCATCATGGCCGGCTCCCTGGCCCTGCTCAGCGACGCCCTGCACAACTTCAGCGACGTCATGGCCCTGCTGATCAGCTGGTTCGCGCACCGCATCTCCCATAAAGCGGCCGACAGCAGCCGTACCTTCGGCTACAAGCGGGCCGAAATCGTGGCCGCGCTCTTCAACGCCTCGGTGCTTGCGGGAATAGGCGTCTACCTCGTCTATGCCTCCGTCATGCGGCTGATCTACCCCGAACCCGTCCTCTCCTCCTGGCTGATCTGGATGGGGCTTCTGGGCATCGTCGTCAACGGCGGCAGCATCTTCCTGCTCGAATCCGACGCCCGCGCCAATATGAATATCCGCGCCGCCTACCTGCACCTGCTCGGCGACGTGCTGACCTCCGTCGCCGTCGTCATCGGCGGCGTGGCCATCGCCCTGTGGGAGCTCTACTGGGTCGACCCGCTCATCTCCATCATCATCGCCCTCTACCTCATTGCCGCCTCCGCAGGCCTCATCAAAGAGAGCACGGGGGTCCTGATGCAGTTCGCCCCGCCCCAGGTCGACCTGCAGGCCGTCGCCGATACCGTCTGCGACGACCCTGCCATTGCGGGGATCCACCACATCCACCTCTGGCGCCTCAGCGACCATGCCATCCACCTCGAAGCCCACCTGGATTTCACCGAGGACCTTCCCCTTTCCCGCACGACCGCAGCGGTCGAAGCCCTGGAAAACCGCCTGCATGCACGTTTCGGCATCACCCATACGACCTTCCAGTGCGAATACGGGCGTGACGACGACAAGCGGCTGATCCGCTGA
- a CDS encoding LTA synthase family protein — translation MHPPLTQRQAIVASLRQLFAFYLLFIAIFFSGRALLFALYYDRIADAGVNHWFSFLLGLQMDTIVTCIILALPVLLLFTVPRMISSQVRTFVRLYLLVFLLTALFIENATFPFFAEFDVRPNDIFLNYLDYPKEVFGNIWATYKLKLLVATVMMAVAGYLFWTLTRDTFKVVFEIKWPFRLLMLLPLVAVLFIGIRSSFSHRAANISLAVYTDSHVVNEITKNSLYSIGYAYYSQKKHGVVMSKYGKMPLDEAYGRVSRQLRIPVGNMEDPFLRTQKTHFPAAKPKNLVIFLQESLGAQFVGALGGEKGVTPNIDRLANDSLFFDHLYSNGTRSVRGIAGSVSGFLPVPGKGVVKRNKSQEGFFTVASLLKPYGYRSSFIYGGASNFDNMRGWFYGNGFDVLIDQPKFKNPAFAGIWGVCDEDLVVRANEEFAKWHAEGKPFVSVLFSTTNHTPFEFPGGRIDLIPGKPKNSVENAIKFADYAIGKLIDDAKREGYYDDTVFMILADHNVRTYGDDLIPVPKYRIMGMILGGGIKPQRVAKRSTQPDVLATALDAVGIDLTYPVLGKSIFEDPEKEMVLMQFHDMYALRNGDKLAVVQPDTPPLTFDLSAEDHLTPAAHDPELERDTTAFIHVINDLYQKKLFKAAPGSAE, via the coding sequence ATGCACCCACCGCTTACCCAACGGCAGGCCATCGTCGCATCGCTGCGCCAGCTGTTCGCCTTTTACCTGCTTTTCATTGCCATTTTCTTTAGCGGACGGGCCCTCTTGTTTGCGCTCTATTACGACCGGATCGCCGATGCGGGTGTCAACCACTGGTTCAGCTTCCTCCTCGGCCTGCAGATGGACACGATCGTCACCTGCATCATCCTGGCCCTGCCGGTCCTTCTGCTCTTTACCGTCCCGCGGATGATCAGCAGCCAGGTACGTACCTTTGTCCGTCTCTACCTACTCGTCTTCCTGCTGACAGCACTGTTCATCGAAAACGCGACCTTCCCCTTCTTCGCCGAATTCGACGTCCGTCCGAACGACATCTTTCTGAACTACCTCGATTACCCCAAAGAGGTCTTCGGCAACATCTGGGCCACCTACAAGCTCAAGCTCCTCGTGGCCACTGTTATGATGGCCGTGGCGGGCTACCTCTTCTGGACCCTGACCCGCGACACGTTCAAAGTCGTTTTCGAGATCAAATGGCCTTTCCGCCTCCTGATGCTCCTGCCCCTGGTCGCCGTGCTCTTCATCGGCATCCGCTCCTCTTTCAGCCACCGCGCGGCCAATATCTCCCTCGCGGTCTATACGGACTCTCACGTCGTGAACGAGATCACGAAAAACAGCCTCTACAGCATCGGCTACGCCTACTATTCGCAGAAGAAGCACGGCGTCGTCATGAGTAAATACGGCAAAATGCCGCTGGACGAAGCCTATGGGCGGGTCTCACGCCAGCTGCGTATCCCTGTCGGTAATATGGAGGACCCGTTCCTGCGGACCCAGAAGACCCACTTCCCCGCCGCCAAGCCGAAAAACCTTGTCATTTTCCTGCAGGAGAGCCTGGGCGCGCAGTTCGTCGGCGCGCTCGGCGGCGAAAAAGGGGTCACGCCGAATATCGACCGCCTGGCCAATGACTCCCTCTTCTTCGACCACCTCTACAGCAACGGCACCCGAAGCGTCCGTGGGATCGCCGGCAGCGTTTCGGGCTTCCTTCCGGTCCCGGGCAAAGGGGTCGTCAAGCGTAACAAATCCCAGGAGGGCTTCTTTACCGTCGCCTCGCTGCTCAAACCCTATGGCTACCGCAGCAGCTTCATCTACGGCGGGGCCAGCAACTTCGACAATATGCGCGGCTGGTTCTACGGCAACGGCTTTGATGTCCTGATCGATCAGCCTAAGTTCAAAAATCCCGCTTTTGCCGGGATATGGGGCGTCTGCGACGAGGACCTCGTCGTCCGGGCCAACGAAGAGTTCGCCAAGTGGCACGCCGAGGGCAAACCCTTCGTCTCCGTGCTCTTCAGTACGACCAACCACACCCCCTTCGAATTCCCGGGCGGGCGCATCGACCTGATCCCCGGCAAACCGAAGAACAGCGTCGAGAACGCCATCAAGTTCGCCGACTACGCCATCGGGAAGCTCATCGACGACGCCAAGCGCGAAGGGTACTACGACGATACCGTCTTCATGATCCTCGCCGACCACAACGTCCGTACCTACGGCGATGACCTCATCCCCGTCCCCAAATACCGCATCATGGGGATGATCCTCGGCGGCGGCATCAAACCCCAGCGTGTCGCCAAGCGCTCCACCCAGCCCGACGTCCTGGCCACGGCCCTCGACGCCGTCGGTATCGACCTCACCTATCCGGTTCTCGGCAAATCGATCTTCGAAGACCCCGAGAAAGAGATGGTCCTGATGCAGTTCCATGACATGTACGCCCTGCGCAACGGCGACAAGCTCGCCGTCGTCCAGCCCGACACCCCGCCGCTGACCTTCGACCTCTCCGCGGAGGACCACCTGACCCCCGCGGCGCACGATCCGGAGCTCGAACGGGATACGACGGCCTTTATCCACGTCATCAACGACCTCTACCAGAAAAAGCTTTTCAAAGCTGCGCCCGGCAGCGCGGAGTAA
- a CDS encoding MFS transporter yields MYDSVARHVKLSLLLLATMGVMSGISIVAALPLISHHFADVPHIAFLSKLLLTIPSLVIAAVAPFAGMIVDRFGRLRPLLTGVVLFIVGGSSGFYLQDFEAVLAGRALLGLSVALIMTASTALIGDYFDERGRHRFMSMQGMAVGLGGIVFIISGGYLAQLGWNYPFAIYLLPLLFLPLLLRSLYEPKRLHTHGEEAAAVSPKLLPVYLSAFFSMLLFYMLPTQMPYLVIDELHGTPSSIGHFVAFALLINALTARQYARIRARFDYAQIFVIIYLFFGTGLLVMSQVSSPHQLFFASAFMGVGFGLVMVNINAWLLSLVPPQRRGRAVGILTMSFFLGQFFSPILFQPIVAYAGIQGLFLIIAGVSFMTAAVLYVKTFLKKGAGSAEG; encoded by the coding sequence ATGTATGATTCCGTCGCCCGCCATGTCAAACTCTCGCTGCTCCTGCTCGCGACGATGGGCGTCATGTCCGGGATCTCCATCGTCGCGGCCCTGCCGCTGATCAGCCACCACTTCGCGGACGTTCCCCACATCGCGTTTCTCTCCAAGCTGCTGCTGACCATTCCCTCGCTTGTGATTGCCGCGGTCGCGCCTTTTGCGGGAATGATCGTCGACCGGTTCGGCCGCCTGCGTCCACTGCTGACGGGCGTCGTGCTCTTTATTGTCGGCGGCAGTTCCGGCTTTTACCTGCAGGATTTCGAAGCGGTCCTCGCCGGGCGCGCCCTGCTGGGACTCTCCGTTGCGCTGATCATGACCGCATCGACGGCGCTGATCGGCGACTACTTCGATGAAAGGGGGCGCCACCGCTTTATGTCCATGCAGGGGATGGCCGTGGGGCTCGGCGGGATCGTCTTTATTATCTCCGGGGGGTATCTCGCCCAGCTGGGGTGGAACTACCCCTTCGCCATCTACCTGTTGCCGCTGCTCTTCCTGCCGCTGCTCCTGCGGTCGCTCTATGAGCCCAAAAGGCTCCATACGCACGGTGAGGAGGCCGCGGCGGTATCGCCGAAGCTGCTCCCGGTCTACCTCAGCGCGTTTTTCTCAATGCTGCTGTTTTACATGCTGCCGACCCAGATGCCCTACCTCGTCATCGATGAGCTGCACGGCACCCCCAGCAGCATCGGGCACTTCGTCGCCTTCGCCCTGCTCATCAACGCCCTGACGGCGCGCCAGTACGCGCGGATCCGTGCACGCTTTGATTACGCCCAGATCTTCGTCATCATCTATCTCTTTTTCGGGACGGGGCTGCTGGTGATGTCGCAGGTGAGTTCCCCGCACCAGCTCTTTTTCGCCTCGGCCTTCATGGGGGTGGGGTTCGGGCTCGTGATGGTCAACATCAACGCCTGGCTGCTCTCACTGGTGCCGCCGCAGCGCCGCGGGCGTGCCGTGGGGATACTGACGATGAGTTTTTTCCTGGGGCAGTTTTTTTCGCCCATTCTCTTCCAGCCCATTGTGGCTTACGCCGGCATCCAGGGGCTTTTCCTGATCATTGCGGGGGTGTCGTTCATGACGGCGGCGGTGCTTTATGTCAAAACGTTTCTGAAAAAGGGTGCGGGTTCTGCGGAGGGGTGA
- a CDS encoding DUF2892 domain-containing protein: MNVVKIRKFCRPFRILLGAALIGYGAYSGNPWFYLGVIPLVAGIMNFCPLCKVTGQCNII; encoded by the coding sequence ATGAACGTTGTCAAGATTCGCAAATTCTGCCGCCCCTTCCGTATTCTCCTCGGTGCCGCCCTTATCGGCTACGGTGCCTACAGCGGCAACCCCTGGTTCTACCTCGGCGTTATCCCCCTCGTCGCCGGTATTATGAACTTCTGTCCGCTCTGCAAAGTGACCGGGCAGTGCAACATCATCTAA
- a CDS encoding menaquinone biosynthesis decarboxylase — translation MKIFETLSPWIRTIDEPLDVNLEIPHIAYAEIKKAEPKILVFTHPVDKALGKTYDMPVVMNIFANDAVVETIFGATPDAIAAKVQKALKLKPPKSLSDKLETFKFLFDLRNVFPRRLKSAGACQTREIADLSELPILKTWSDDGGKFITMGQVYTQSLDGEIHNVGMYRLQVYDDKRLGMHWQIHKDSNHLFHQYKKAGRKMPVSVAIGGDPLYTWCGTAPLPHGIFELMLYGFVRNKPARLVKCQTNPIHVPEDADIVIEGWVDPEVTEIEGMFGDHTGYYTLKEPYPVLEVSRITAKNDPVFYATVVGKPPLEDKYMGLPTERIFLPLLQTQAPDLKDYKMPENGVFHNLILCKIAPQYPGHSLQIMHALWGVGQMSFVKHALFVDETAPELGEYEALTKHILDRLTPEAVTITTGIVDALDHSASRPLIGGKLGIDATGDTVERTIDLLDDTALLKKVKTIDSDVVALKQYMTQSANPVTVIQYEKKRPARELFEALKPLSGHIAIAVFVDTRQNDVNNPYMLVWRVTNNIDAQRDVWLEEMIGVDGTNKDPMDGFTREWPGDVVCDADVFADLRARGLIDLDDETIDRYQLVGESK, via the coding sequence ATGAAGATTTTTGAGACGCTCTCCCCCTGGATCAGGACCATCGACGAACCCCTCGACGTCAACCTCGAGATCCCGCATATCGCCTATGCGGAGATCAAGAAGGCCGAGCCGAAGATTCTCGTGTTCACCCACCCCGTTGACAAGGCACTCGGCAAAACCTACGATATGCCTGTCGTGATGAACATCTTTGCCAACGACGCCGTCGTCGAGACGATTTTCGGCGCGACGCCGGACGCCATCGCGGCCAAGGTGCAGAAGGCGCTGAAACTGAAGCCGCCCAAATCGCTCTCGGACAAACTGGAGACCTTCAAGTTCCTCTTTGACCTGCGCAATGTCTTTCCCAGACGTCTCAAAAGCGCGGGGGCCTGCCAGACCCGGGAGATCGCAGATCTCTCCGAGCTGCCGATCCTCAAGACCTGGTCCGACGACGGCGGAAAGTTCATCACGATGGGACAGGTCTATACCCAGAGCCTCGACGGCGAGATCCACAATGTCGGCATGTACCGCCTGCAGGTCTACGACGATAAACGGCTGGGGATGCACTGGCAGATCCACAAGGACTCGAACCACCTCTTCCACCAGTACAAGAAAGCCGGCCGCAAGATGCCCGTCTCCGTCGCCATCGGCGGCGACCCGCTCTACACCTGGTGCGGCACCGCACCGCTGCCCCACGGCATCTTCGAGCTGATGCTCTACGGCTTCGTGCGGAACAAGCCGGCCCGCCTGGTGAAGTGCCAGACGAACCCGATCCACGTTCCCGAAGACGCGGATATCGTCATCGAGGGGTGGGTCGACCCGGAGGTGACCGAGATCGAGGGGATGTTCGGCGACCATACCGGCTACTACACCCTCAAAGAGCCCTACCCGGTGCTCGAGGTGAGCCGCATCACCGCGAAAAACGACCCGGTGTTCTACGCGACCGTCGTCGGCAAGCCGCCGCTCGAGGACAAGTACATGGGGCTGCCGACGGAGCGGATCTTCCTGCCGCTCCTGCAGACGCAGGCGCCGGACCTCAAAGACTACAAGATGCCGGAGAACGGGGTGTTCCACAACCTGATCCTCTGCAAGATCGCGCCGCAGTACCCGGGCCACAGCCTGCAGATCATGCACGCGCTCTGGGGCGTGGGGCAGATGAGTTTCGTCAAGCACGCCCTCTTCGTCGACGAAACGGCCCCGGAGCTGGGGGAATACGAGGCGCTGACAAAGCATATCCTCGACCGCCTCACCCCGGAGGCCGTGACGATCACGACGGGGATCGTCGATGCCCTGGACCACTCGGCGAGCAGGCCCCTCATCGGCGGGAAGCTCGGCATCGACGCGACGGGTGACACCGTGGAACGCACCATCGACCTGCTTGACGACACGGCGCTGCTGAAGAAGGTGAAAACGATCGACAGCGACGTCGTCGCCCTGAAGCAGTACATGACGCAGAGCGCAAACCCGGTGACGGTGATCCAGTACGAGAAGAAGCGCCCGGCGCGCGAACTCTTCGAGGCGCTGAAGCCGCTTAGCGGACACATCGCGATCGCCGTGTTCGTTGACACGCGCCAGAACGACGTGAACAACCCCTACATGCTCGTGTGGCGGGTGACGAACAACATCGATGCGCAGCGCGATGTCTGGCTGGAGGAGATGATCGGTGTCGACGGGACCAACAAGGACCCGATGGACGGTTTTACACGCGAGTGGCCCGGCGACGTCGTCTGCGACGCAGACGTCTTTGCCGACCTGCGCGCACGGGGCCTGATCGATCTTGACGACGAGACGATCGACCGATACCAGTTGGTGGGAGAGAGCAAATGA